The following coding sequences lie in one Monomorium pharaonis isolate MP-MQ-018 chromosome 1, ASM1337386v2, whole genome shotgun sequence genomic window:
- the LOC118646658 gene encoding uncharacterized protein LOC118646658, which produces MVIILQGHTEGYDNNAQMVIILTKGKICIQIINCIPSLSLKDFATTEKIIPDYSPSEIIDIILILGECHLNYHEASRVYRDRYPERERHPNPALIRNLERRAREGDLKRKRKDHVYDENDNRVVTLLAAIHLNPHVSQRILARELGIPRSTIRRIMKKLKYHPYHITLTQALSQRDMQLRIQFCQWAQQMIRAEQNFFNFVMFSDESTFKNNGELNRHNCHYWSDVNPHWHRPIDNQNRWSINVWCGIVNGYLIGPYFFDGNVNGENFLAFLRDDLPQLLENVDLQTRQRLWIQLDGAPPHYTRYVRDYLNETYNDRWIGRGGPVAWPARSPDLTSPDFFLWGYLKNVVYEQTPTTRENMIERIREACRRITRDMLLKTVRHFQDRLALCIQANGDNFEQLIR; this is translated from the coding sequence AATCTTACAGGGACATACAGAGGGATATGATAATAATGCACAAATGGTTATTATACTTACTAAAGGAAAAATCTGTATACAAATTATCAATTGTATCCCTTCATTATCGCTCAAGGATTTTGCAACtacggaaaaaataattccagACTATTCACCCTCGGAGATCATTGATATTATTCTCATTCTTGGAGAATGTCATTTAAATTATCACGAAGCTTCGCGAGTTTACCGAGATCGGTATCCTGAAAGGGAAAGACACCCCAATCCTGCTTTAATCCGAAACCTCGAACGAAGAGCTCGTGAAGGTGATCTCAAACGTAAAAGGAAAGATCATGTGTATGATGAAAATGACAATCGTGTGGTCACGCTCCTGGCAGCAATTCATCTCAATCCTCATGTTAGTCAACGGATTTTGGCAAGGGAACTAGGTATTCCAAGATCAACAATTAGGAGGATTATGAAGAAACTTAAATACCATCCCTACCACATAACGTTGACACAAGCTCTGAGTCAAAGGGATATGCAATTGCGTATCCAATTTTGTCAATGGGCACAACAAATGATCAGAgctgaacaaaattttttcaattttgtcatGTTCTCTGATGAGtcgacatttaaaaataatggtgAGCTAAATAGGCATAATTGTCACTATTGGTCAGATGTTAATCCCCATTGGCATAGACCAATAGATAATCAGAATCGTTGGAGTATCAATGTTTGGTGCGGAATTGTGAATGGGTATTTGATTGGTCCCTATTTCTTTGACGGAAATGTCAACGGAGAAAACTTTCTGGCATTTCTTAGAGATGATTTACCACAATTACTTGAAAACGTTGACCTGCAAACACGCCAGAGGTTATGGATACAACTCGATGGCGCGCCACCTCACTATACAAGATATGTGAGAGATTACCTGAATGAAACGTATAATGACAGATGGATTGGACGAGGTGGCCCCGTCGCGTGGCCTGCACGATCTCCTGATCTGACGTCGCCCGACTTTTTCTTATGGGGATACCTGAAAAATGTCGTGTACGAGCAAACGCCTACAACAAGAGAAAATATGATAGAAAGGATACGAGAAGCTTGCAGAAGAATAACGCGCGATATGTTACTCAAGACAGTAAGACATTTCCAAGATAGGTTGGCATTATGTATCCAAGCCAATGGAGACAACTTCGAACAATTGATtcgataa